A portion of the Algimonas porphyrae genome contains these proteins:
- a CDS encoding M50 family metallopeptidase, with protein MLAELLYLFLAAIAFFVVISALVFFHELGHYSVARAFGMKVERFSIGFGKAIWQRRSKSSGTNWMISRIPLGGYVKFAGDAGAASNPDQAALEQIRADHGDVSDIFHFRPVWQRALVVLAGPIANFILAAILFAIAVMWVGTTHPEALIGEVEAESAAAQAGILPGDKIVAMDGRDISDWVDMARHIQLRGNTPIETVIERGGRLETIIVVPRMIEDKDFIGGRMTRGKFGVGLSPDAEMETRTYNPVTALMFGTQQVGNTISATGHYIGRIFNGKEDGKQLGSVGRIATMVGKSTVDVARTEIPVSDKVKAFTFRMLQLAAAISVALGFANLIPIPMLDGGHLMFYAYEAVAGKPLSQKKQELGFRVGMAVLLALFVVLTINDIGYFRSL; from the coding sequence GTGCTCGCCGAACTTTTATATCTCTTCCTTGCCGCGATCGCCTTCTTTGTCGTGATCTCTGCATTGGTCTTCTTTCATGAGCTCGGCCACTATAGCGTGGCCCGTGCCTTTGGAATGAAGGTCGAACGGTTTTCTATCGGTTTCGGCAAGGCCATCTGGCAGCGTCGTTCCAAATCTTCCGGCACCAACTGGATGATTTCGCGCATTCCTCTGGGTGGCTATGTAAAGTTTGCAGGCGATGCCGGAGCGGCTTCCAACCCTGATCAGGCGGCACTGGAGCAGATCCGGGCTGATCATGGCGATGTGAGCGATATTTTCCACTTCCGTCCTGTCTGGCAGCGTGCTCTCGTCGTTCTCGCCGGCCCGATCGCAAATTTCATTCTGGCGGCCATTCTGTTCGCGATTGCCGTAATGTGGGTCGGTACGACCCATCCGGAAGCCCTTATCGGCGAAGTCGAGGCCGAGAGCGCGGCCGCGCAGGCCGGAATATTGCCGGGCGACAAGATTGTCGCAATGGACGGGCGAGACATCTCTGACTGGGTGGATATGGCGCGACATATTCAGCTGCGCGGGAATACTCCAATCGAGACGGTTATTGAGCGGGGTGGCCGTCTGGAAACGATAATCGTCGTTCCTCGTATGATAGAGGACAAGGATTTCATCGGTGGCCGAATGACGCGCGGCAAGTTTGGCGTCGGCCTGTCGCCGGACGCGGAGATGGAGACGCGCACATATAATCCCGTTACGGCCCTAATGTTCGGAACGCAGCAGGTCGGTAATACGATCAGCGCGACGGGCCACTATATTGGTCGGATTTTCAACGGGAAAGAAGATGGTAAGCAGCTTGGTAGCGTTGGGCGTATTGCCACGATGGTCGGCAAGTCGACTGTTGATGTCGCGCGAACCGAAATACCGGTCAGCGACAAGGTCAAGGCCTTCACATTTCGTATGTTGCAGCTGGCAGCAGCGATCTCCGTTGCCTTGGGTTTCGCGAATTTAATCCCGATCCCTATGCTCGACGGTGGACATCTGATGTTCTACGCGTATGAAGCGGTCGCCGGGAAACCGTTGAGCCAAAAAAAGCAGGAGCTCGGTTTCAGGGTGGGAATGGCTGTGTTACTTGCGCTTTTTGTCGTTCTTACCATTAACGATATCGGCTATTTCAGAAGCTTGTAA
- a CDS encoding 1-deoxy-D-xylulose-5-phosphate reductoisomerase, with the protein MTRRISVLGSTGSIGLSTLDLLERAQPGEFKVVGLSANRNVSRLARQAIQFDADCVAIADETCAAELKSALSGHDIDILSGPDGVTEMAERPVDITMAAIVGAAGLPPTLAAVSQGNTVALANKECLVCAGATFMTAVKRHKTTLLPVDSEHNAIFQVLDRDRPAGVRRLILTASGGPFRETSLDDLQRVTREDALAHPVWSMGSKISINSATLMNKGLELIEAAWLFDRPSHEIDVVIHPQSVIHSMVEYVDGSVLSQMGSPDMRTPIAYALGWPNRMETPVAPLNFPELGALTFFKPDLVRFPALRLAREALEAGGQAACVLNAANEVAVEAFLQGRIAFLDIAKTCELALEKLSAESDFACSSGAMQSVMHFDGLARAAANEHIVNL; encoded by the coding sequence ATGACGCGGCGTATTTCGGTATTAGGATCGACCGGGTCGATCGGTCTCAGCACGCTTGATCTGCTGGAACGCGCTCAGCCCGGTGAGTTCAAGGTGGTCGGCCTTTCGGCCAATCGGAATGTCTCGCGTCTTGCCAGACAGGCTATCCAGTTCGACGCCGATTGTGTGGCAATTGCCGATGAGACCTGCGCTGCAGAGCTGAAGTCCGCTCTGTCGGGCCATGATATCGACATTCTTTCAGGACCCGACGGTGTCACCGAAATGGCGGAACGGCCCGTTGACATCACGATGGCCGCGATCGTCGGTGCAGCCGGACTCCCCCCAACATTGGCTGCGGTGTCCCAAGGCAATACCGTTGCCCTCGCTAATAAGGAATGTCTTGTCTGTGCGGGCGCGACCTTCATGACTGCCGTGAAGCGTCACAAGACGACGCTATTGCCGGTCGATTCCGAGCATAACGCCATCTTCCAGGTCCTGGATCGTGACCGGCCAGCAGGCGTACGCAGGCTGATTCTCACGGCTTCGGGCGGCCCTTTCCGGGAGACGTCGCTGGATGATCTGCAGCGTGTCACACGGGAAGATGCGCTGGCGCACCCCGTCTGGTCGATGGGGTCGAAGATCAGCATCAATTCCGCGACGTTGATGAATAAAGGGCTGGAATTGATCGAAGCGGCCTGGCTGTTCGACCGTCCGTCACATGAAATCGATGTCGTGATCCACCCGCAATCCGTGATCCATTCCATGGTCGAATATGTTGACGGTTCCGTCCTGTCCCAGATGGGGTCGCCCGATATGCGCACGCCGATTGCCTATGCGCTGGGCTGGCCCAACCGGATGGAAACACCGGTCGCGCCGCTGAACTTCCCTGAACTTGGGGCGCTGACATTCTTCAAGCCGGACCTGGTCCGGTTCCCGGCGTTGCGCCTGGCACGTGAAGCACTGGAAGCTGGCGGGCAGGCGGCGTGTGTCCTTAACGCAGCGAATGAAGTGGCTGTCGAAGCTTTTCTACAGGGTCGTATCGCGTTTCTCGACATTGCGAAGACTTGCGAACTGGCGTTGGAAAAATTGAGTGCAGAGAGCGATTTCGCCTGCAGCTCGGGTGCCATGCAGTCAGTTATGCATTTTGATGGCCTGGCGCGCGCTGCTGCAAATGAGCATATTGTAAACTTGTAA